In Microbacterium terrisoli, the genomic stretch CTCTTCTTCGGACGTACGGTACTTCGTCGGGTCGTCGCTGGTGGTGTGGGCGCCCATCCGATAGGTGACCGCCTCGATCGCGCGCGGACCCCCGCCCGATCTCGCCTCGTCGAGAGCGATGCGGGTCGCCGCGTAGGCGGCCAGCACATCGTTGCCGTCGATGCGCACAGAGGGGATGCCGTAGCCCGCCGCCCGGTTCGCCAGCGGCACGCGCGCCTGGGTCGAGACCGGAACCGAGATCGCCCAGTGGTTGTTCTGCAGGAAGAACACTTCGGGGGTCTGGTAGCTGGCGGCGAACACCATCGCCTCGTGCACGTCGCCCTGACTGGAGGCGCCGTCACCGTAGTAGACGATGACGGCTTCGTCGCGGTCGACGTCGCCGGTGCCGCTGCGCTCGTCGAAGGCGAGCCCCATGCCGAACCCGGTCGCGTGCAGGGTCTGCGAGGCGAGCACGAGAGTGTAGATCCGGGTGTTGCCGTTGGCGGGATCGGTCGGATCCCACCCGCCGTGGGTCAGCCCGCGCATCAGGCGGATGATGTCGATCGGGTCGACGCCGCGGATCGTGCACACGACGTGCTCGCGGTACGACGGGAAGATGTGGTCCTGCGCGCGGGCGGCACGCGCCGAACCCACCTGCGCGGCCTCTTGCCCATAGCTCGGCGGCCACAGGGCGAGCTGGCCCTGCCGCTGCAGGTTCGTGGCCTGCGTGTCGAAGGCGCGGGCCACGACCATGTCGCGATAGAACTGCTCGAGCTCAGCATCGGCGAGCGCGTCGATCAGCGCGAGGTAGGGCTCTGCGGCGGGCGTGGGGGCGAAGGTGCCGTCTGCGGACAGGATCCGCACGATACCCGGGTCAGTGTCGTCCAGCGTCGTGGCGTCGGTCTGGGTCACCGTTCTACGCTAACCGCCCCGCGGGACGCGTTCTT encodes the following:
- a CDS encoding thiamine pyrophosphate-dependent enzyme, which gives rise to MTQTDATTLDDTDPGIVRILSADGTFAPTPAAEPYLALIDALADAELEQFYRDMVVARAFDTQATNLQRQGQLALWPPSYGQEAAQVGSARAARAQDHIFPSYREHVVCTIRGVDPIDIIRLMRGLTHGGWDPTDPANGNTRIYTLVLASQTLHATGFGMGLAFDERSGTGDVDRDEAVIVYYGDGASSQGDVHEAMVFAASYQTPEVFFLQNNHWAISVPVSTQARVPLANRAAGYGIPSVRIDGNDVLAAYAATRIALDEARSGGGPRAIEAVTYRMGAHTTSDDPTKYRTSEEEASWARRDPIDRMRAYLRGRGASDALFTEVDAAAADYAADVRERTTQLGTIPVSTIFDHVYSEPHPLIDREKAWLADYEASLEGGTR